A part of Propioniciclava coleopterorum genomic DNA contains:
- the ppdK gene encoding pyruvate, phosphate dikinase: protein MTDQTKYVYDLSEGDVTLKPLLGGKGANLAEMAKIGVPVPDAFTVTTQACVAAMNNGGDWPEGLADQIDAGLARLEERTGKKLGSAENPLLVSVRSGAVFSMPGMMDTILNLGISDDTVGSVAQLAGNERFAWDCYRRFIQMYGEVVEGISPHVFEDALTAMKVDRGVDQDTDLTAEDLKALTDQFKELANRELGGEWTSDPKEQLLRAVNAVFASWLNPRAEVYRKSQGISRDLGTAVNVQMMVFGNRGETSATGVCFSRNPSTGAKELYGEFLTNAQGEDVVAGIRTPRPLEEMEGVLPEAFHELLATMDKLELHNKDMQDMEFTIEDRKLYMLQTRNGKRTAAATVKTAVDMVDEGLITTDEALLRINPSDLDALLHPGIDPNHTATSIVKGLPASPGAAVGALSFNADDAAERGGAGEQVILVRYETTPDDIHGVMKAQGVLTAHGGMTSHAAVVARGMGITCVAGAPGIKIDTINETVTIGDTVYGKDDVVTLNGSTGEVFAGALPLVPPAINEDFEKVGEWADQARRLGVRANAENFEDASKARELGAEGIGLARTEHMFMAADRLPAVRKMILAENEEQRAAALAEILPMQQADFEGIFTAMKGLPVTVRLLDPPLHEFLPNLVDQSVLVKELELTGADAAKLEAEKATLAQVKKLHEQNPMLGTRGCRLAMLYPSIPEMQARAIIRAALAVLEREGETVGVEIMIPLVAFESELKAQRDIVVAAVEDEFEKAGKKLDYLVGTMIEIPRAALTADQIANQADFFSFGTNDLTQTGIGISRDDAEAGFLGAYVETEVIEKNPFESLDADGVGQLVAIGVEKGRATKPDLKTGVCGEHGGDPASIEFFNKVGLDYVSCSPFRVPIARLAAARAALQA, encoded by the coding sequence GAGGGCCTCGCCGATCAGATCGACGCCGGGCTGGCGCGGCTGGAGGAGCGGACCGGGAAGAAGCTCGGCTCGGCCGAGAACCCGCTGCTCGTGTCGGTGCGCTCCGGTGCCGTGTTCTCGATGCCCGGCATGATGGACACGATCCTCAACCTCGGCATCTCCGACGACACCGTCGGCTCGGTGGCCCAACTGGCCGGCAACGAGCGCTTCGCGTGGGACTGCTACCGCCGGTTCATCCAGATGTACGGCGAGGTCGTCGAGGGCATCTCCCCGCACGTGTTCGAGGACGCCCTGACCGCGATGAAGGTCGACCGCGGCGTCGATCAGGACACCGACCTGACCGCCGAGGACCTCAAGGCGCTCACCGACCAGTTCAAGGAGCTGGCCAACCGCGAGCTGGGCGGCGAGTGGACCTCCGACCCCAAGGAGCAGCTGCTCCGGGCCGTCAACGCCGTGTTCGCCTCCTGGCTGAACCCGCGCGCCGAGGTGTACCGCAAGTCCCAGGGCATCAGCCGGGACCTGGGCACCGCCGTCAACGTGCAGATGATGGTGTTCGGCAACCGCGGCGAGACCTCCGCGACGGGCGTCTGCTTCTCCCGCAACCCCTCCACCGGTGCCAAGGAGCTCTACGGCGAGTTCCTGACCAACGCCCAGGGCGAGGACGTGGTGGCGGGCATCCGCACCCCGCGTCCGCTGGAGGAGATGGAGGGCGTCCTGCCCGAGGCGTTCCACGAGCTGCTGGCCACCATGGACAAGCTCGAGCTGCACAACAAGGACATGCAGGACATGGAGTTCACGATCGAGGATCGCAAGCTCTACATGCTGCAGACCCGCAACGGCAAGCGGACGGCCGCCGCGACGGTCAAGACGGCCGTCGACATGGTGGACGAGGGCCTCATCACCACCGACGAGGCGCTGCTGCGCATCAACCCGTCCGACCTGGACGCGCTGCTGCACCCGGGCATCGATCCGAACCACACCGCCACCTCGATCGTGAAGGGCCTGCCCGCCTCGCCGGGCGCGGCGGTGGGCGCGTTGTCGTTCAACGCCGACGACGCGGCCGAGCGCGGTGGCGCGGGCGAGCAGGTCATCCTGGTCCGCTACGAGACGACGCCCGACGACATCCACGGCGTCATGAAGGCCCAGGGCGTCCTGACGGCGCACGGCGGTATGACCTCCCACGCGGCGGTCGTGGCGCGCGGCATGGGCATCACCTGCGTCGCGGGCGCGCCCGGCATCAAGATCGACACGATCAACGAGACGGTCACGATCGGCGACACGGTCTACGGCAAGGACGACGTGGTGACGCTGAACGGGTCGACCGGCGAGGTCTTCGCCGGGGCGCTCCCGCTGGTGCCGCCGGCGATCAACGAGGACTTCGAGAAGGTCGGGGAGTGGGCCGATCAGGCCCGTCGCCTCGGCGTCCGCGCCAACGCGGAGAACTTCGAGGACGCCTCCAAGGCCCGCGAGCTGGGCGCCGAGGGCATCGGCCTGGCGCGCACCGAGCACATGTTCATGGCCGCCGACCGGCTCCCGGCCGTCCGCAAGATGATCCTCGCCGAGAACGAGGAGCAGCGGGCCGCCGCGCTGGCGGAGATCCTGCCCATGCAGCAGGCCGACTTCGAGGGCATCTTCACCGCCATGAAGGGCCTGCCGGTCACCGTCCGGCTGCTCGACCCGCCGCTGCACGAGTTCCTGCCGAACCTCGTCGACCAGAGCGTGCTCGTCAAGGAGCTCGAGCTGACCGGCGCGGACGCGGCGAAGCTCGAGGCGGAGAAGGCCACGCTGGCGCAGGTCAAGAAGCTGCACGAGCAGAACCCGATGCTCGGCACGCGCGGCTGCCGTCTGGCGATGCTCTACCCGTCGATCCCGGAGATGCAGGCCCGCGCCATCATCCGCGCGGCCCTGGCCGTCCTGGAGCGCGAGGGCGAGACGGTCGGCGTGGAGATCATGATCCCGCTGGTGGCGTTCGAGTCCGAGCTCAAGGCGCAGCGCGACATCGTCGTGGCGGCCGTCGAGGACGAGTTCGAGAAGGCGGGCAAGAAGCTCGACTACCTGGTCGGCACCATGATCGAGATCCCGCGCGCCGCGCTGACCGCCGATCAGATCGCCAACCAGGCCGACTTCTTCAGCTTCGGCACCAACGACCTCACCCAGACCGGCATCGGCATCAGCCGTGACGACGCCGAAGCCGGCTTCCTCGGCGCCTACGTCGAGACCGAGGTCATCGAGAAGAACCCGTTCGAGTCCCTGGACGCCGACGGCGTCGGCCAGCTCGTCGCCATCGGCGTCGAGAAGGGGCGCGCCACCAAGCCCGACCTGAAGACGGGCGTGTGCGGCGAGCACGGCGGCGACCCCGCCTCGATCGAGTTCTTCAACAAGGTCGGCCTGGACTACGTGTCCTGCTCGCCGTTCCGCGTCCCGATCGCGCGGCTCGCGGCGGCCCGGGCGGCCCTGCAGGCCTGA